From the Ctenopharyngodon idella isolate HZGC_01 chromosome 3, HZGC01, whole genome shotgun sequence genome, one window contains:
- the foxj1a gene encoding forkhead box protein J1-A, translating into MLFPCHSRFLSVKTGLGWERTMLSMSYTDEPWPEGSVGLEEEVVTAAAQAEQLDRGSVECNSSSCSSDNLDDSLTSLQWLQEFSILNASASQSSHHQSHFFGSQVGSDAPASPLAGDPASIGMPLTPGKPTAASFYRVPSLSALPSLVAHGHCPDEVDYKTNPHIKPPYSYATLICMAMQASKKTKITLSCIYKWITDNFCYFRHADPTWQNSIRHNLSLNKCFIKVPRQKDEPGKGGFWKIDPQYAERLLNGAYKKRRMPPVQINPALQNRLRMNSHAGQAAATAGMARSLCVSPESQQLLKEFEEATGADQNWDPRLTEATMLGCWVSGKGSKRKQPYGHRTGGSKAPRRSSSPLLAMDEQEDLSSLKGNFDWDALLDSALNGELSLNEGSPLSPIPRDEDLMIRGTHISPLEAPGGVVESHVLMETQRSSEVDFDEETFLATAFLQSPWSEVDEANRPDFLCSSTVNIDQLFDLGDSLGGDLSSKIESLL; encoded by the exons ATGTTATTTCCCTGTCACTCAAGGTTCCTATCGGTAAAGACAG GATTGGGCTGGGAAAGGACCATGCTGTCCATGAGTTACACGGATGAGCCCTGGCCGGAGGGTTCAGTGGGGCTGGAGGAGGAGGTGGTCACGGCCGCCGCTCAGGCCGAGCAGCTGGACCGCGGATCAGTCGAGTGCAACAGCAGCAGCTGCAGCTCCGACAATCTGGACGACAGCCTGACCAGCCTCCAGTGGCTGCAGGAGTTCTCCATCCTCAACGCCAGTGCGTCCCAGTCCAGCCACCACCAGAGTCACTTCTTCGGGAGCCAAGTGGGCTCGGATGCACCCGCATCTCCTTTAGCAGGAGACCCGGCCTCTATAGGGATGCCGCTGACCCCGGGCAAACCCACGGCGGCGTCTTTCTACAGGGTGCCGTCCTTGTCGGCTCTACCCAGCCTGGTCGCCCATGGACACTGTCCAGATGAAGTCGATTATAAGACCAACCCTCATATCAAGCCACCGTACTCGTACGCAACTCTCATCTGCATGGCCATGCAGGCCAGTAAGAAAACCAAAATCACCCTATCATGCATCTACAAATGGATCACGGACAACTTCTGCTACTTCCGCCACGCAGACCCCACTTGGCAG AATTCCATCCGCCACAATCTGTCATTGAACAAATGCTTTATAAAAGTCCCGAGACAAAAGGATGAGCCAGGAAAAGGTGGCTTCTGGAAGATCGACCCCCAGTACGCAGAGCGTCTCCTCAACGGTGCCTACAAGAAGCGCAGGATGCCTCCTGTGCAAATCAACCCAGCTCTCCAGAACCGCCTCAGGATGAACTCTCATGCCGGACAAGCTGCAGCCACCGCAGGAATGGCCAGAAGCCTTTGCGTGAGTCCTGAGTCCCAGCAGCTCCTGAAAGAGTTTGAGGAAGCCACGGGAGCAGATCAGAACTGGGACCCTCGTTTGACTGAAGCCACCATGTTGGGTTGTTGGGTTTCAGGGAAGGGCAGCAAGAGGAAACAGCCGTACGGCCACAGGACTGGTGGGAGCAAAGCTCCACGACGCTCAAGCTCTCCGCTGCTGGCCATGGACGAGCAGGAGGACTTAAGCTCCCTGAAGGGCAACTTTGACTGGGACGCCCTGCTTGACTCGGCCCTGAATGGAGAATTGAGCTTGAATGAAGGGAGTCCGTTGAGCCCCATACCACGTGATGAGGACTTGATGATTAGGGGCACCCATATCAGCCCCCTGGAAGCTCCTGGAGGTGTCGTTGAGAGCCACGTGCTGATGGAAACCCAGAGGAGCAGCGAAGTAGACTTTGATGAGGAAACTTTCCTGGCCACAGCTTTTCTGCAGAGTCCCTGGTCGGAGGTGGACGAGGCCAACCGTCCTGACTTCCTCTGTAGCTCAACGGTCAACATCGATCAACTCTTTGACCTGGGAGACTCTCTCGGAGGGGACTTAAGCAGTAAGATCGAGTCTCTCCTTTAA